A window from Negativicutes bacterium encodes these proteins:
- the rplK gene encoding 50S ribosomal protein L11, with amino-acid sequence MAKKVVKLVKLQVPAGKATPAPPVGPALGQAGVNIMAFVKEFNERTAAQAGLIIPIEISVFEDRSFTFITKTPPAAVLLKKAAGIETASGEPNKKKVAKLPRAKAREIAESKMEDLNAADVEAATRMIEGTARSMGIEIVD; translated from the coding sequence ATGGCTAAAAAAGTTGTTAAACTTGTAAAGTTGCAAGTACCTGCTGGTAAAGCTACTCCAGCGCCTCCGGTTGGTCCTGCACTTGGTCAAGCTGGTGTAAACATCATGGCTTTCGTTAAGGAGTTCAATGAAAGAACGGCTGCTCAAGCTGGTTTAATCATTCCAATTGAAATTAGCGTATTTGAAGATAGATCATTTACGTTCATTACAAAAACTCCTCCAGCAGCGGTATTACTTAAAAAAGCAGCTGGTATCGAAACAGCATCTGGCGAACCTAACAAGAAAAAAGTTGCTAAGTTGCCACGTGCTAAAGCTCGTGAAATTGCTGAAAGCAAAATGGAAGACTTAAATGCTGCTGATGTAGAAGCTGCTACTCGTATGATCGAGGGTACTGCTCGTAGTATGGGGATTGAAATCGTAGACTAA
- a CDS encoding FAD-dependent thymidylate synthase — translation MKVNLMWHTPNPERVVAMAARLCYSPVGAKDLAENMSDEQVEKLVAKIIGLGHASTMEHVSFTFAIEGISRVLSHQLVRHRIASYSQQSQRYVSEHDFEFITPPSVEGNVEAETKFNNLMAQIKQTYDELVELGVHKEDARYCLANATETKIVVTMNARALLNFFSLRCCYRAQWEIRAMADKMLAEVRGVAPLLFKKAGPSCVTDFVCSEGAMTCGRLAEILKAKK, via the coding sequence ATGAAAGTTAATTTGATGTGGCATACGCCGAATCCAGAACGCGTCGTTGCAATGGCGGCAAGACTTTGTTATTCGCCGGTTGGCGCTAAGGATTTGGCAGAGAATATGAGTGATGAACAAGTTGAAAAATTAGTTGCAAAAATTATTGGGCTGGGACATGCTTCGACGATGGAGCATGTAAGTTTTACTTTTGCGATAGAGGGGATATCAAGAGTTTTGTCACACCAATTGGTAAGGCACAGAATTGCTTCTTATTCTCAACAATCTCAACGTTATGTTAGTGAGCATGATTTTGAATTTATTACGCCTCCTTCAGTTGAAGGTAATGTGGAAGCTGAAACTAAATTTAATAACTTAATGGCGCAGATTAAACAGACTTATGATGAATTGGTTGAACTTGGTGTTCATAAAGAAGATGCCAGATATTGTTTGGCTAATGCTACCGAAACAAAGATCGTGGTAACAATGAATGCTAGAGCATTACTCAACTTTTTTTCATTGCGGTGCTGTTATCGTGCGCAATGGGAAATTCGTGCAATGGCTGATAAAATGTTAGCAGAAGTAAGAGGTGTTGCACCGTTGCTCTTTAAAAAAGCTGGTCCAAGTTGTGTTACTGATTTTGTTTGTAGTGAAGGTGCTATGACTTGTGGGCGGTTAGCAGAAATTTTAAAAGCTAAGAAATGA
- a CDS encoding ribonuclease III, with amino-acid sequence MDFKHFQTLVDNLFSYDDAGLVTRYQDVKPETLNPLVLAYIGDAYFNLYMRGRLLAFEQNKVQILHSFGAKMVSAKYQAVAYKEIEAELTELEQAVFKRGRNAKCNVPKSATVQEYRCSTGFEALLGFLYLKKDFARLTALVDKTFLITAQNLAKK; translated from the coding sequence ATGGATTTTAAACATTTTCAAACTTTAGTTGATAACTTATTTTCTTATGATGATGCAGGCTTAGTAACCCGATATCAAGATGTAAAACCGGAAACATTAAATCCGTTGGTGTTAGCGTATATTGGTGATGCTTATTTTAATTTATATATGCGAGGCAGATTGCTAGCTTTTGAACAAAATAAAGTGCAAATATTACATAGCTTTGGCGCTAAAATGGTGTCGGCTAAGTATCAAGCTGTTGCTTATAAAGAAATTGAAGCTGAATTAACTGAGCTTGAACAGGCTGTTTTTAAAAGAGGTCGCAATGCGAAGTGTAATGTACCAAAAAGTGCAACCGTTCAGGAATATCGTTGTAGTACGGGGTTTGAAGCGTTGCTTGGATTTTTATATTTAAAAAAGGATTTCGCAAGACTAACGGCATTAGTTGATAAAACATTTTTAATTACTGCACAAAACTTGGCTAAAAAATGA
- the uppP gene encoding undecaprenyl-diphosphatase UppP — translation MLWIIAIVLGVIQGIGEFLPISSSAHLIISRWLFGWDEILKGGGNIEIALDVALHLGTLIAVLLYFYQDWIEMIKAGFKNGLKTKDGKMFWYLILATIPAGVVGLLLEHKIEEIFRGDMLVIAAGLAIMGVVLYLVDKICLQKLTLQKITLAQAVIIGCCQTLALIPGVSRSGITMTTARALGFTREAAAKFSFFLATPIIAGAAVKHFADIITHLFNPLFWVGTLVSAVVGLFCIGFLLKYLQKNNFAIFALYRIALSIVIVIVYYYR, via the coding sequence ATGTTGTGGATTATTGCGATAGTTTTAGGGGTAATACAAGGGATTGGTGAATTTTTACCGATTTCAAGTTCTGCACATTTAATAATAAGTAGGTGGCTTTTTGGTTGGGATGAGATTTTAAAAGGTGGCGGAAATATTGAAATAGCACTCGATGTGGCGTTGCATCTAGGCACATTGATTGCAGTATTACTCTATTTTTATCAAGATTGGATTGAAATGATTAAAGCCGGATTTAAAAATGGCTTAAAAACTAAAGATGGCAAAATGTTTTGGTATTTGATATTGGCCACTATTCCGGCGGGGGTAGTAGGCTTATTGTTAGAGCATAAAATTGAAGAAATTTTTCGTGGAGATATGTTGGTTATTGCAGCTGGGCTTGCTATTATGGGGGTTGTATTATATTTGGTTGATAAAATTTGCTTGCAAAAACTAACGTTGCAAAAAATAACATTAGCACAGGCTGTTATTATTGGTTGTTGCCAAACATTAGCCTTGATTCCTGGAGTTTCGCGATCAGGTATTACCATGACAACAGCTCGAGCACTTGGTTTTACGAGAGAAGCGGCGGCGAAGTTTTCTTTTTTCTTGGCAACACCTATTATTGCTGGAGCAGCGGTAAAACACTTTGCGGATATTATAACGCACTTATTTAATCCTTTGTTTTGGGTAGGGACTTTGGTTTCGGCGGTCGTAGGATTATTTTGTATTGGGTTTTTACTAAAATATCTACAAAAAAATAATTTTGCGATCTTTGCCCTTTACCGCATTGCCTTGTCGATTGTTATTGTGATAGTATATTACTATCGTTGA
- the nusG gene encoding transcription termination/antitermination protein NusG: MESEKKWYVIHTYSGYENKVKANLERKVHSMGMEDEIFRILVPMEDEVEIKDGKKKIAKKKVFPGYALVEMIVTDKSWYVVRNTPGVTGFVGSGTKPIPLTDAEVKRILKSMGIDELKSKFDIEVSQAVRINSGAFENWTATVTEIYPERSKIKVVVNMFGRETPVEVDFTQVEKI; encoded by the coding sequence ATGGAATCCGAAAAAAAGTGGTATGTAATCCATACATATTCAGGCTATGAAAATAAAGTAAAAGCTAATCTTGAACGCAAAGTTCATTCAATGGGCATGGAAGATGAAATATTTCGTATTCTAGTGCCAATGGAAGATGAAGTTGAAATTAAAGATGGCAAAAAGAAAATAGCTAAAAAGAAAGTTTTCCCAGGGTATGCCTTGGTGGAAATGATTGTAACTGACAAGTCTTGGTATGTTGTTCGCAACACGCCGGGCGTAACAGGTTTTGTCGGGTCCGGCACTAAACCAATACCGTTAACTGATGCTGAAGTAAAACGTATTCTTAAATCTATGGGAATTGATGAGCTTAAATCGAAGTTTGACATTGAAGTTTCGCAAGCGGTTCGCATTAATTCCGGAGCATTTGAGAATTGGACTGCTACGGTAACGGAGATTTATCCTGAACGTAGTAAGATAAAAGTTGTAGTAAATATGTTTGGACGTGAAACTCCGGTAGAAGTTGATTTCACGCAAGTTGAAAAGATTTAA
- a CDS encoding 6-phosphofructokinase, with protein sequence MEQNTVAIVCGGGPAPGINSVISAVTIEADKNGWNVVGVYDGFSYLAQGEPKTVKLTYDNVSTIHLRGGCILHMARFNPTKNEADLENVVKTLRGMGVNNLVTIGGDDTAYSAAKVSEYARNLGQPINVVHVPKTIDNDLPLPEGVPTFGFETARQFGAAVVNNLMEDARTTNNRWYLGIAMGRTAGHLALGIGQSAGAIITIIPEDFNSEKIRLQAVIDMLLGSIVKRYLTDRNYGVAIIAEGVIEKIEKDDLCSLEECCLDEHGHIRYAEIDFGGLIKKQLVKELKKIGLKITLVDKEIGYELRCVPPIAYDIEYTRSLGYAAFNYLADGQTDAIVTMQCGEIKPLKFAEICDAITGKTVVRRVDTTSMHYKIAQEYMVKFVEADFTEDDKCHKIAQALKMTAEEFKNKYSYLLEV encoded by the coding sequence TTGGAACAAAATACGGTAGCGATTGTTTGTGGTGGAGGTCCGGCTCCGGGAATTAATAGTGTAATTAGTGCTGTAACTATTGAAGCTGATAAAAATGGTTGGAATGTTGTTGGAGTTTATGATGGATTTTCATATTTAGCACAAGGTGAACCTAAAACTGTAAAGTTGACCTATGATAATGTTAGTACAATTCATCTTCGTGGTGGTTGTATTTTACATATGGCACGTTTTAATCCAACGAAGAATGAAGCTGACTTAGAAAATGTAGTAAAAACACTAAGAGGTATGGGTGTTAATAATTTAGTAACTATTGGTGGCGATGATACTGCCTATTCGGCAGCAAAGGTTTCAGAATATGCTCGTAACTTAGGACAGCCGATAAATGTAGTTCATGTCCCGAAAACGATTGATAATGATTTGCCGTTGCCGGAGGGGGTGCCGACGTTTGGTTTTGAAACGGCGCGGCAATTTGGCGCGGCTGTTGTTAACAATCTAATGGAAGATGCACGTACTACTAATAATCGTTGGTATTTAGGAATTGCAATGGGGCGTACTGCGGGTCATTTGGCGCTGGGAATCGGACAAAGTGCGGGTGCGATTATTACTATTATTCCTGAAGATTTTAATAGTGAAAAAATTAGACTACAAGCAGTAATTGATATGTTGCTAGGAAGTATTGTAAAAAGATATTTAACCGATAGAAATTATGGTGTGGCAATTATTGCGGAAGGCGTTATTGAAAAAATTGAAAAAGATGATTTATGTTCGTTAGAAGAGTGTTGTCTAGATGAACATGGTCATATTAGATATGCAGAAATTGATTTTGGTGGATTGATAAAAAAACAATTAGTAAAAGAATTGAAAAAAATTGGCTTAAAAATTACGTTGGTAGATAAAGAAATTGGGTATGAATTAAGATGCGTACCACCGATTGCCTATGATATAGAATATACAAGAAGTCTTGGTTATGCTGCTTTTAATTACTTGGCTGATGGGCAGACTGATGCAATTGTGACAATGCAGTGTGGTGAAATTAAACCTTTAAAATTTGCGGAAATTTGTGATGCTATTACCGGAAAAACGGTGGTTCGAAGAGTTGATACAACTTCAATGCATTACAAAATAGCCCAAGAATATATGGTTAAGTTTGTTGAAGCTGATTTTACAGAAGATGATAAATGTCATAAAATAGCACAAGCCTTAAAGATGACGGCAGAAGAATTTAAAAATAAATATTCATATTTATTGGAGGTTTAA
- the secE gene encoding preprotein translocase subunit SecE, which translates to MASQETAVQTSASRFKKFFREVKAEMKKVSWPNKQELISYTIIVFVTVLFVVALIWLYDAIFTKVLEYIIR; encoded by the coding sequence TTGGCTAGTCAAGAAACAGCAGTTCAAACTAGTGCTTCACGCTTTAAAAAGTTTTTTCGTGAAGTGAAAGCTGAAATGAAAAAAGTATCATGGCCGAACAAACAAGAACTGATTTCATATACTATTATAGTATTTGTAACGGTCCTTTTTGTTGTGGCGCTTATATGGTTATATGATGCTATTTTTACTAAAGTATTAGAGTATATTATACGATAA
- a CDS encoding glutamate--tRNA ligase: MTEQMRVRFAPSPTGPFHIGGARSALFNWLLAKKNNGKFILRIENTDLDRSTIESEENIKDALKWLGITWDEGIDVGGDFGPYKQTERLDIYKEYTDKLLAEGKAYHCFCTDEELESERQTLMAQEKMPIYQGKCRNLTQEQKTELLAAGRKPTVRFKTPENQQIIFDDMVRGTVSFDSNGVGDFVIVKSDGIPVYNYAVVLDDALMKITHVIRAEEHLSNTPRQIVLYEALGFKLPTFGHISLILGKDRTKMSKRHGATSVEQYRKLGYLPEAIVNFLALLGWAPDSEQEIFSTEELINLFSMDRVAKNPAVFDIDKLNWLNSNYIKNAEAALILELALPHLVEAGYITADVDTATKNDLIKFVDIIKEHLSFAAQVVEHVDVYFNEEFDFENDDAKVLMLDEEIPLVIATFKDKLRAMETLDEAGVKALLKSITKELKVGGKKVFMPIRIALSGKMHGPDLVKLICLLGTDKVIARVDKTMNKIV, from the coding sequence ATGACAGAGCAAATGAGAGTAAGGTTTGCCCCTAGTCCGACTGGGCCATTTCATATTGGAGGAGCTCGTTCGGCGTTATTTAATTGGCTATTAGCGAAAAAGAATAATGGTAAATTTATTCTTCGTATTGAAAATACTGATCTAGATCGTTCAACAATAGAATCTGAAGAAAATATTAAAGATGCTTTAAAATGGCTCGGTATAACTTGGGATGAAGGTATTGATGTTGGTGGTGATTTTGGACCATATAAACAAACGGAACGCCTTGATATTTATAAGGAATATACTGATAAGTTATTAGCAGAAGGCAAAGCATATCATTGTTTTTGCACAGATGAGGAATTGGAAAGTGAACGTCAAACCTTGATGGCTCAAGAAAAAATGCCAATATACCAAGGTAAATGTCGCAATTTAACCCAAGAACAAAAAACTGAATTGTTGGCGGCTGGACGTAAGCCGACTGTTAGATTTAAAACGCCGGAAAATCAGCAAATAATCTTTGATGATATGGTTAGAGGAACTGTTAGTTTTGATTCCAATGGCGTGGGTGATTTTGTTATTGTAAAGTCGGATGGAATTCCAGTGTATAACTATGCGGTAGTGTTAGATGATGCATTGATGAAGATAACTCATGTTATTAGAGCCGAAGAGCATTTATCGAATACACCACGGCAAATTGTTCTATATGAAGCGTTAGGGTTTAAATTACCGACCTTTGGACATATTTCTCTTATTTTAGGCAAAGATAGAACTAAAATGAGTAAAAGACATGGTGCGACTTCGGTTGAACAATATCGTAAATTAGGATACTTGCCAGAAGCTATTGTAAACTTTTTAGCCTTATTAGGCTGGGCACCTGATAGTGAACAGGAAATATTTTCGACGGAAGAACTTATTAATTTATTTTCAATGGATAGAGTTGCTAAAAATCCAGCAGTGTTTGATATTGATAAGTTAAATTGGCTGAATAGTAATTATATTAAAAATGCTGAAGCGGCGTTAATATTGGAATTAGCATTACCGCATCTTGTGGAAGCAGGTTATATTACAGCTGATGTTGATACCGCGACGAAAAATGATTTGATTAAATTTGTCGACATTATAAAAGAGCATTTAAGTTTTGCGGCGCAAGTTGTAGAGCATGTTGATGTTTATTTTAATGAAGAGTTTGACTTTGAAAATGATGATGCTAAGGTTTTGATGTTGGATGAAGAAATTCCTTTAGTAATAGCTACGTTCAAAGATAAATTAAGAGCAATGGAAACTTTAGATGAAGCTGGTGTTAAAGCTTTATTAAAAAGCATAACCAAGGAACTTAAAGTTGGTGGTAAAAAAGTATTTATGCCGATTCGTATTGCACTTAGTGGTAAAATGCATGGACCGGACTTGGTAAAACTTATTTGTCTGTTAGGCACTGATAAAGTTATTGCAAGAGTTGATAAAACTATGAATAAAATTGTCTAA
- the cysS gene encoding cysteine--tRNA ligase translates to MSLKVYNTLTRQKEVFIPLVEGEVGIYVCGVTPYNHPHIGNARPFVTWDVIRRYFQKKGYKVKYIQNFTDVDDKIIRTANAEGVKWSDISQRYIASYFEVMDKLNVKRADNYPTVSEHMDDIIKIIETLIAKGFAYVVEGDVYYSVNKFEHYGKLSGRNLEDMKAGARVDVDERKEHPMDFALWKSAKPGEPSWKSPWGEGRPGWHIECSAMSLKYLGESFDFHGGGSDLIFPHHENEIAQSEACTGCDSFVRYWLHNGFITVNEEKMSKSLDNFFLVKDILEKYNAEVLRYFIIETHYRSPLDFSDERLNEAGRSLERLKTALFNCQELSKQSQGVESDLSLKLKDFAVKAEADFDKAMDDDFNTALALASMFALAKEINVYYTAVNSGKITHDIEAYEVAKTVYCGMAEVLGILVNAVEGKVDSSEKLVTDLMNLIITLRQTARQNKDWTTADKIRDELNAIGITLEDSSTGVRWKL, encoded by the coding sequence ATGAGTCTGAAAGTATATAATACCTTAACGCGTCAAAAAGAAGTTTTTATTCCTTTGGTAGAAGGAGAAGTTGGCATTTATGTATGTGGTGTTACCCCATACAATCATCCGCATATTGGTAATGCTCGACCATTTGTAACTTGGGATGTTATTAGGCGCTATTTTCAAAAAAAAGGTTATAAAGTTAAATATATTCAAAACTTTACGGATGTTGATGATAAAATTATCAGAACTGCTAATGCGGAAGGTGTAAAATGGAGTGATATTTCACAACGCTATATTGCGTCTTATTTTGAAGTTATGGATAAGCTTAATGTAAAAAGAGCTGATAATTATCCGACCGTTTCGGAGCATATGGACGATATTATTAAAATTATTGAGACGTTAATTGCTAAAGGGTTTGCTTATGTTGTTGAAGGTGACGTGTATTATAGCGTTAACAAATTTGAACATTATGGTAAACTAAGCGGTCGTAATTTAGAGGATATGAAAGCTGGCGCTAGAGTTGATGTTGATGAACGCAAAGAACATCCAATGGATTTTGCGTTATGGAAAAGTGCAAAACCGGGCGAACCATCTTGGAAAAGTCCTTGGGGTGAAGGGCGTCCGGGTTGGCATATTGAATGTTCGGCAATGTCATTAAAATACTTGGGAGAATCCTTTGACTTTCATGGTGGTGGCAGTGATTTGATTTTTCCGCATCATGAAAATGAAATTGCACAATCGGAAGCTTGTACTGGCTGTGATTCTTTTGTGCGGTATTGGCTACATAATGGTTTTATAACGGTTAATGAAGAAAAAATGAGTAAGTCACTGGATAATTTTTTTCTAGTGAAAGATATTTTAGAAAAATATAATGCCGAAGTTTTACGCTATTTTATTATTGAGACTCATTATCGTAGTCCGTTGGATTTTAGTGATGAAAGATTAAATGAGGCTGGTCGTAGTTTGGAAAGACTTAAAACAGCGCTCTTTAATTGTCAAGAACTCAGTAAACAGTCGCAAGGCGTAGAATCAGATCTTTCACTTAAATTAAAAGATTTTGCTGTTAAAGCGGAAGCTGATTTTGATAAGGCGATGGATGATGACTTTAATACGGCCTTGGCGTTAGCTAGTATGTTTGCGCTAGCAAAGGAAATTAATGTGTATTATACTGCTGTTAATAGTGGGAAGATTACTCATGATATTGAAGCTTATGAAGTAGCGAAAACAGTTTATTGTGGGATGGCTGAAGTTTTGGGGATTTTAGTTAATGCAGTAGAAGGTAAAGTTGATAGTAGCGAAAAGTTGGTAACAGACTTAATGAATTTAATAATAACGCTACGACAAACTGCACGTCAGAATAAGGATTGGACTACGGCTGATAAAATTCGCGATGAATTAAATGCAATTGGTATTACTTTAGAGGATTCTTCAACTGGTGTTAGGTGGAAGCTATAA
- the rpmG gene encoding 50S ribosomal protein L33 — MRNAVTLACVECKQRNYQTNKNKKNDPDRLEFNKYCKFCKKHTLHKETK; from the coding sequence ATGCGCAATGCAGTTACATTGGCCTGTGTTGAATGTAAGCAACGCAATTATCAGACCAATAAAAACAAAAAGAACGATCCGGATAGATTAGAGTTCAACAAATACTGCAAGTTCTGCAAAAAACATACTTTACATAAAGAAACAAAATAG
- the cysE gene encoding serine O-acetyltransferase produces MFKTLKKDITVIFERDPAAKSVFEVIFCYQGLHAIWLHRIAHYLFKKGWIFLPRLISNFARFITGIEIHPGAKISEGLFIDHGAGTVIGETVEIGKNVTLYQGVTLGGTGKEKGKRHPTIGDNVVVASGAKVLGSFTVGHNAKIGAGSVVLKEVPPYATVVGIPGKVVLLYGEKVTENIDLAHDQLPDPDEEMIQCMHRSLLKLEEKVKKLEKELKKYESESI; encoded by the coding sequence ATGTTTAAAACGCTTAAAAAAGATATTACCGTTATTTTTGAGCGTGATCCTGCCGCGAAAAGTGTTTTTGAGGTTATTTTTTGTTACCAAGGCTTACATGCTATTTGGTTACACCGAATCGCTCATTATCTTTTTAAAAAAGGCTGGATTTTTTTGCCAAGGCTTATCTCTAATTTTGCTAGATTTATAACCGGTATTGAAATACATCCTGGTGCGAAAATTAGTGAAGGCTTGTTTATTGACCACGGTGCAGGAACTGTTATTGGTGAAACTGTTGAAATTGGTAAAAACGTTACTTTATATCAAGGCGTAACACTAGGTGGGACAGGTAAAGAAAAAGGTAAACGTCATCCGACTATTGGTGATAATGTAGTAGTGGCTTCAGGTGCAAAAGTTTTAGGCTCATTTACTGTTGGTCATAACGCTAAAATAGGTGCCGGGTCGGTTGTTTTAAAAGAAGTTCCACCTTATGCTACAGTTGTTGGAATTCCGGGAAAAGTTGTGTTGTTATATGGTGAAAAAGTAACGGAAAATATTGACTTAGCACATGATCAATTACCTGATCCTGATGAAGAAATGATTCAATGTATGCATCGTAGTTTATTGAAACTAGAAGAAAAAGTTAAGAAGCTAGAGAAGGAGCTTAAAAAATATGAGTCTGAAAGTATATAA
- a CDS encoding NYN domain-containing protein, which translates to MRKKQKEYLIIDAYNVINNWPELIEIRDNLEHARDKLIGLMLEYGAYKGYQVFVVFDAPYTAEKENIQQLSSFLTVIFTQEDETADSYIEKLAYDSVKLGKKVFVVTSDWVEQMVILGAGAYRISSRELRKDVRKAKKVMEEEYSINSKLNRNELGGIISSAVADKLEVIRRGKK; encoded by the coding sequence ATGCGAAAAAAACAAAAAGAGTATTTAATAATTGATGCATATAATGTTATTAATAATTGGCCGGAGCTAATTGAAATCCGTGATAATTTAGAACATGCCCGTGATAAATTGATTGGTCTAATGTTGGAATATGGTGCCTATAAGGGGTATCAGGTTTTTGTAGTATTTGATGCACCTTATACTGCGGAAAAAGAAAATATCCAACAGTTGAGCTCTTTTTTAACAGTTATTTTTACACAAGAAGATGAAACGGCAGACAGTTATATTGAAAAGTTGGCGTATGACTCGGTGAAATTGGGTAAAAAGGTCTTTGTTGTTACTTCTGATTGGGTTGAACAGATGGTTATTTTAGGAGCTGGAGCATACCGAATTTCTTCACGTGAACTACGCAAAGATGTGAGAAAAGCGAAAAAGGTAATGGAAGAAGAATATAGTATTAATAGTAAATTGAATAGAAATGAATTAGGTGGAATCATTAGTAGTGCTGTAGCTGATAAACTCGAAGTTATTAGGCGTGGTAAAAAATGA
- the sigH gene encoding RNA polymerase sporulation sigma factor SigH: protein MINTQHNESVNSFENMTDEEIVLEAKENANNIALDYLINKYRNFVRAKARSYFLIGADREDIIQEGMIGLYKAIRDFRNDKLSSFRAFAELCVTRQIITAIKTATRQKHIPLNSYVSLNKPIYDEDSDRTLLDVLSGTKISDPEELVISREEFIDIEAKMGQILSELEWKVLMSYLDGKSYQEIAVDLERHVKSIDNALQRVKRKLERYLEKREDDDLSSVYNGLNNINKQLHGFCEGMQKK from the coding sequence ATGATTAACACTCAACACAACGAATCTGTAAATTCGTTCGAGAACATGACTGATGAGGAGATTGTCTTAGAGGCAAAAGAAAATGCTAACAACATCGCACTTGATTATCTTATTAATAAGTATCGTAATTTTGTTCGTGCGAAAGCGCGTTCATATTTTTTGATTGGTGCAGATCGTGAAGATATAATCCAAGAAGGAATGATTGGTTTATACAAAGCGATTCGTGACTTTCGCAATGATAAGTTATCCTCTTTTCGTGCGTTTGCGGAGTTATGCGTAACTAGGCAAATAATAACTGCGATAAAAACAGCTACTAGACAAAAACATATTCCGTTAAATTCTTATGTATCTTTAAATAAGCCGATTTATGATGAGGACTCTGATCGAACATTGTTGGATGTGCTATCAGGTACTAAAATTTCTGATCCGGAAGAGTTAGTTATCAGTCGTGAAGAGTTTATTGACATTGAAGCAAAAATGGGACAGATTCTCAGTGAATTAGAATGGAAAGTTTTGATGTCCTATTTAGATGGGAAATCTTATCAAGAAATCGCTGTTGATTTAGAACGTCATGTGAAATCAATTGATAATGCGTTGCAACGAGTGAAAAGAAAATTAGAACGTTACTTGGAAAAACGTGAAGATGATGATTTAAGCAGTGTCTATAACGGTTTAAATAATATTAATAAGCAGTTACATGGTTTTTGTGAAGGAATGCAGAAGAAATAA
- the rlmB gene encoding 23S rRNA (guanosine(2251)-2'-O)-methyltransferase RlmB: protein MEALKSGRSLNKILVAKGERQGSIKEVLAVAKEHKIIIQEVEMKKLEELAKGIRHQGVLAYAAPVDYVELEDIIGRAQELGEHPFIVLLDELEDPHNLGAILRSVDAAGAHGVLIPKRRSCPLSATVAKTSAGAIEYVPVARIGNVAQTIKDLKKQGMWVVGADMDGEKYYYNADLTGPLVLVIGSEGKGLGRLTKEQCDYLVKIPMGGKINSLNASVACSLMLFEAVRQRNSAK from the coding sequence ATGGAAGCTTTGAAAAGCGGTCGGTCACTCAATAAAATTTTGGTGGCGAAGGGTGAACGTCAGGGCTCAATTAAGGAAGTTTTAGCAGTAGCTAAAGAACATAAAATTATTATTCAAGAAGTAGAAATGAAAAAATTAGAGGAATTGGCAAAAGGGATTAGACATCAAGGGGTTTTAGCATATGCAGCGCCAGTGGATTATGTTGAGCTGGAAGATATTATCGGCAGAGCGCAAGAACTAGGGGAACATCCGTTTATTGTATTGTTAGATGAACTAGAAGATCCACATAACTTAGGAGCGATTTTACGTAGTGTTGATGCCGCTGGCGCACATGGTGTTCTTATTCCGAAGAGACGCAGTTGCCCATTGTCAGCGACGGTTGCTAAAACTTCGGCAGGAGCGATTGAGTATGTTCCTGTTGCTAGAATTGGCAATGTTGCTCAAACTATTAAGGATTTAAAAAAACAAGGAATGTGGGTTGTGGGCGCTGATATGGATGGCGAAAAATATTATTATAATGCTGATTTGACGGGACCGTTAGTATTGGTTATTGGTAGCGAAGGCAAGGGGTTAGGTCGCTTGACAAAGGAACAGTGTGACTATTTGGTTAAAATTCCGATGGGTGGTAAGATTAACTCATTAAATGCATCGGTGGCTTGTTCATTAATGCTGTTTGAAGCGGTTAGACAAAGAAATAGTGCAAAGTAA